Proteins from a genomic interval of Desulfovulcanus ferrireducens:
- a CDS encoding chaperone modulator CbpM has product MTKIKVKEESSPVCSNLIHWSQFVHKTGISPYRLAELVDMGWVHYVCTQNDNYLFPHSEIFRVQKLVRICKDFELSTLAGMIIVDLVDRVEQLEKKIKQLQALT; this is encoded by the coding sequence ATGACAAAAATTAAGGTAAAAGAAGAGTCTTCACCGGTTTGCTCGAACCTGATCCATTGGAGTCAATTTGTGCACAAAACCGGAATCAGTCCATATAGACTTGCTGAACTGGTAGATATGGGGTGGGTGCATTATGTTTGCACACAAAACGATAATTATCTGTTTCCCCACAGTGAAATTTTTCGGGTACAAAAACTGGTGCGTATTTGTAAAGATTTTGAATTGTCAACCTTAGCCGGAATGATCATAGTAGATTTGGTGGACAGGGTTGAGCAGTTAGAGAAAAAAATCAAACAGTTACAAGCTCTTACTTAA
- the clpB gene encoding ATP-dependent chaperone ClpB: MDISKFTQKSQEAISDAQNIALRHGHQQIDAEHLFKALVDQENGLVPRILERAGYDISAISQDIERQLEKLPKVSGPGAQPGQIYVTGRVNNILLKAQDLAKNMQDEYVSVEHIFLTLLDESPSTGVGKVCQAFKLDKDKILSVLTEIRGNQRVTSANPEDTYDALKKYGRDLVEEARQGKLDPVIGRDSEIRRCIRILSRRTKNNPVLIGEAGVGKTAIVEGLAQRILKQDVPEGLKDKTIFALDMGALIAGAKYRGEFEERLKAVLKEVQKSEGRIILFIDEIHTIVGAGKTEGAMDAGNLLKPMLARGELHCIGATTIDEYRKYIEKDPALERRFQPVLVEEPSVEDTISILRGLRERFEVHHGVRISDSALVTAAMLSHRYITDRQLPDKAIDLIDEAAAKIRTEIDSMPTELDEINRKVMQLEIEQEALKREKDPASKERLEKLAKELADLKEQQAALMAQWEKEKHAINSLRSLKEEIEKTRLEIEAAERAYDLNKAAELRYGKLAQLEQELTEKEAKLVEASSGKTLVKEEVGPDDVAEIVSKWTGIPVAKLMEGEREKLLKLSEVLHERVIGQDEAVDAVANAVIRARAGLKDPNRPIGSFLFLGPTGVGKTELCKTLARTLFDTEENMIRIDMSEYMEKHTVARLIGAPPGYVGYDEGGQLTEAVRRKPYSVILFDEVEKAHPDVFNILLQIMDDGRLTDSHGRTVDFKNTIIIMTSNLGSQYLLEGITEAGELKPGVREQVMSVVRGHFRPEFLNRIDEIVLFKPLLLEEIKKIIDLLLNDLRKRLEERKIKLELTPQAREFIAREAYDPVYGARPLRRYLQHNIETRLAKELIAGRLNDGQKVVVDVVDGSLGFNID; this comes from the coding sequence ATGGATATAAGTAAATTTACCCAAAAGTCGCAGGAAGCAATCTCTGATGCTCAAAATATAGCTTTAAGACACGGGCATCAGCAGATTGATGCAGAACATTTATTTAAGGCCCTGGTTGACCAGGAAAACGGTCTGGTTCCCAGGATTCTGGAACGGGCCGGTTACGATATATCAGCTATCAGCCAGGATATTGAGCGCCAGCTTGAGAAATTGCCCAAGGTAAGTGGGCCCGGTGCGCAGCCCGGCCAGATTTATGTCACCGGAAGGGTGAATAACATCCTGTTGAAGGCCCAGGACTTGGCCAAAAACATGCAGGATGAATATGTCAGTGTAGAACATATTTTTTTAACTCTTCTGGACGAGTCTCCGTCCACTGGCGTGGGCAAAGTTTGTCAGGCCTTTAAGCTGGATAAGGATAAGATATTGTCTGTCCTAACAGAAATACGGGGTAATCAGAGAGTGACCTCGGCTAATCCTGAAGATACCTATGATGCCCTGAAGAAGTATGGTCGCGACCTGGTGGAAGAAGCCAGGCAGGGTAAACTGGACCCGGTAATCGGTCGGGACAGTGAGATTAGGCGGTGTATTCGTATTTTGTCCAGACGGACAAAAAATAACCCGGTTTTAATAGGTGAGGCCGGTGTAGGTAAGACCGCCATTGTTGAAGGACTGGCCCAGAGAATTCTGAAACAGGATGTCCCTGAAGGGTTAAAAGACAAAACCATCTTTGCCCTGGATATGGGGGCTTTGATTGCCGGAGCTAAGTATCGGGGTGAATTTGAAGAGCGCCTTAAAGCCGTTTTAAAAGAGGTTCAGAAATCGGAAGGCAGAATCATTCTTTTTATCGACGAGATTCACACCATTGTTGGCGCAGGCAAAACCGAAGGGGCTATGGATGCGGGCAATCTGCTCAAGCCCATGCTGGCCAGGGGAGAGTTGCACTGTATTGGCGCTACAACCATTGATGAATACCGCAAATATATTGAAAAGGATCCGGCCCTGGAAAGACGTTTTCAGCCGGTTCTGGTGGAAGAACCCAGTGTTGAGGACACTATTTCCATTTTACGCGGCCTTAGAGAGCGCTTTGAAGTGCACCATGGTGTGCGCATAAGCGACAGTGCCCTGGTTACGGCAGCAATGCTTTCTCATCGTTATATTACGGACAGGCAACTGCCAGATAAGGCTATTGACCTTATTGATGAAGCAGCAGCCAAGATTCGCACGGAAATCGATTCCATGCCTACAGAGCTGGATGAGATCAACCGCAAGGTCATGCAGTTAGAAATTGAACAGGAGGCTCTCAAGAGAGAAAAAGATCCGGCATCTAAGGAACGCCTTGAAAAGCTGGCCAAAGAACTGGCTGACCTGAAAGAACAACAGGCAGCGCTCATGGCCCAGTGGGAGAAGGAAAAACATGCTATCAATTCCTTGCGCAGCCTAAAAGAGGAGATAGAAAAGACAAGGCTGGAAATTGAGGCTGCTGAAAGGGCCTATGATCTCAACAAGGCTGCAGAACTACGTTATGGGAAACTGGCGCAGCTTGAGCAGGAACTGACCGAGAAAGAGGCCAAGCTTGTTGAGGCCAGTTCAGGCAAAACCCTGGTCAAGGAAGAGGTCGGCCCGGATGATGTTGCAGAAATAGTCTCCAAGTGGACTGGCATCCCTGTTGCCAAGCTCATGGAAGGAGAACGTGAAAAGCTGTTAAAACTATCCGAGGTGTTGCATGAGAGGGTTATTGGTCAGGACGAGGCTGTGGACGCTGTTGCCAATGCAGTCATAAGAGCCAGAGCCGGTCTCAAGGATCCTAACCGGCCCATTGGCTCCTTTTTGTTCCTTGGTCCAACCGGTGTGGGAAAAACAGAATTATGCAAGACCCTGGCCCGGACCCTTTTTGACACAGAAGAGAACATGATCCGCATTGATATGTCTGAATACATGGAAAAGCATACCGTAGCCAGGCTTATTGGTGCTCCTCCGGGATATGTGGGCTATGATGAGGGTGGACAGCTTACCGAGGCTGTGCGACGCAAACCGTATTCGGTTATCCTCTTTGATGAGGTCGAAAAGGCTCATCCGGATGTGTTCAACATCCTGTTGCAGATTATGGATGATGGTCGCCTTACAGACAGTCATGGCCGCACTGTTGATTTTAAAAATACCATTATCATTATGACTTCAAACCTCGGTTCACAATATCTGCTTGAAGGGATCACAGAAGCAGGCGAGTTAAAGCCTGGTGTGCGTGAACAGGTAATGAGTGTTGTGCGCGGTCATTTCAGGCCGGAGTTCCTGAACCGGATTGACGAGATAGTCCTGTTTAAACCTCTGCTTCTTGAGGAGATCAAAAAGATTATCGACCTGTTGCTTAATGATTTAAGAAAACGTCTTGAAGAGCGCAAAATCAAACTTGAGTTAACACCACAGGCCAGGGAATTCATTGCAAGAGAAGCCTATGATCCCGTCTATGGAGCAAGACCTTTGCGCAGGTACCTGCAGCATAACATAGAGACCAGACTGGCCAAGGAACTCATTGCCGGACGTTTGAATGACGGCCAGAAAGTGGTTGTGGATGTAGTTGATGGCAGCCTGGGATTTAACATAGATTAA
- a CDS encoding DnaJ C-terminal domain-containing protein: MEYKDYYKILGVDKNASKEEISKAFKKLAKKYHPDLNPDNPEAESKFKEINEAYEVLKDPEKRKLYDSLGPNWQHGQNFQPPPGYENIRFEFGGQGADFDLGGFSEFFKAFFGGAGADFGSGSGFRQTSFTGGGFAARGQDAEATIELTLEEAYRGGQKSISLQEQVVGPDGVPRLQRKTLQVNIPAGIKDGSKIRLAGQGSPGLGGGPAGDLYLKVKILPHTQFKLDGNNVIYDLPLAPWEAVLGARVRVPTLEGQVELRIPPGISSGQKLRIKGKGLGRGARKGDQLVRIVIKSPKSLSPREKELWEKLARESNFNPRQ, from the coding sequence ATGGAATATAAGGACTATTACAAGATTTTAGGTGTAGATAAAAATGCTTCCAAAGAAGAGATCTCAAAGGCCTTTAAAAAGCTGGCCAAAAAATATCATCCGGATTTAAACCCCGATAATCCTGAAGCGGAAAGCAAATTCAAAGAAATCAATGAAGCCTACGAGGTATTGAAGGATCCTGAAAAAAGAAAACTCTATGATTCTTTAGGTCCAAACTGGCAACATGGTCAGAATTTTCAGCCGCCACCAGGCTATGAAAATATTCGTTTTGAGTTTGGCGGACAAGGAGCTGATTTTGATCTGGGAGGATTTAGCGAATTCTTCAAGGCCTTTTTTGGTGGCGCGGGAGCGGATTTTGGAAGTGGTTCCGGGTTCAGGCAAACCTCATTTACAGGTGGTGGATTCGCGGCAAGAGGTCAGGATGCAGAGGCGACCATTGAACTGACACTGGAAGAGGCCTATCGCGGCGGTCAAAAGAGTATTTCCTTGCAGGAGCAGGTTGTGGGACCGGATGGTGTACCAAGACTGCAGAGAAAGACCTTGCAGGTAAATATTCCTGCTGGAATAAAAGACGGGAGTAAAATAAGACTGGCTGGTCAGGGTAGTCCAGGACTAGGTGGAGGACCGGCCGGAGATTTATATCTGAAAGTTAAAATTTTGCCCCATACTCAGTTCAAGTTAGATGGAAATAATGTTATCTATGATCTGCCCCTTGCCCCGTGGGAGGCTGTTCTGGGAGCCAGAGTCAGGGTCCCGACTCTGGAGGGGCAAGTAGAGCTGCGTATTCCCCCGGGAATAAGTAGCGGACAGAAACTACGCATCAAGGGGAAAGGATTGGGTCGTGGAGCACGAAAAGGTGATCAATTGGTGCGGATAGTGATTAAATCACCAAAAAGTTTGTCGCCCCGAGAAAAAGAGTTGTGGGAGAAGTTGGCCAGGGAGTCGAACTTTAATCCCCGCCAATAA